The Acidimicrobiales bacterium genome contains a region encoding:
- a CDS encoding ABC transporter permease: MNDPADTATDDVVPVVQAESVAERVTVGLTASLGAILGALVIGGIILVISGENPFAAYGAIIDGSLGSKFAIGETLARAAPLAIVGYGAAVALRAGLISLGAQGQVIAGAIGALVTAQLLEGAPAPVAIPVVAAGGAFFGAIWVLIPALLRAHLRVNEILSTLLFTEFAALLIEYLLNGPLKEDAAITPKSDAFPDSARLGLVVEGTRFHAGVIVALAIGIVFALWIRSVPGFRYDLFGENPRLAGSLGVSPNRVIVNSLLISGAAAGVVGWIQAAGLLDRVYVDIAEDLGFFGLVVAFLGGARPAGIAAAALLFGGLQAGGLSMQSSEGIPATLSDVIQALILLGFSVRYAPQIARLLRRAVRTMPLIRGNPPVAAGGEG; this comes from the coding sequence GTGAACGACCCCGCGGACACGGCCACCGACGACGTCGTACCGGTCGTACAGGCGGAGTCCGTCGCCGAACGCGTCACGGTCGGTCTCACCGCGAGCCTCGGTGCGATCCTCGGCGCCCTGGTCATCGGCGGGATCATCCTCGTCATCTCGGGGGAGAACCCGTTCGCCGCCTACGGCGCCATCATCGACGGTTCGCTCGGCTCGAAGTTCGCCATCGGTGAGACCCTCGCCCGGGCTGCGCCACTGGCGATTGTCGGTTACGGGGCGGCCGTGGCCCTGCGCGCCGGACTCATCAGTCTCGGGGCTCAGGGTCAGGTCATCGCCGGGGCGATCGGAGCGCTCGTCACGGCACAACTTCTCGAGGGCGCGCCGGCGCCCGTCGCGATCCCGGTCGTGGCCGCGGGCGGTGCGTTCTTCGGTGCCATCTGGGTGCTGATCCCGGCTCTGTTGCGGGCCCACCTGCGCGTGAACGAGATCCTCTCCACCCTGCTGTTCACCGAGTTCGCCGCCCTGCTGATCGAGTACCTGCTCAACGGACCGCTCAAGGAGGACGCCGCGATCACGCCCAAGTCGGACGCGTTCCCCGACAGCGCGCGGCTCGGTCTGGTCGTCGAGGGGACCCGTTTCCACGCCGGCGTCATCGTGGCCCTCGCGATCGGCATCGTGTTCGCGCTCTGGATCCGGTCGGTCCCCGGTTTCCGCTACGACCTGTTCGGTGAGAACCCGCGACTTGCCGGCTCACTCGGCGTCTCGCCGAACCGCGTGATCGTCAACTCCCTGCTCATATCGGGAGCGGCCGCCGGTGTCGTCGGCTGGATCCAGGCCGCGGGCCTGTTGGACCGGGTCTACGTGGACATCGCCGAGGACCTCGGCTTCTTCGGGCTCGTCGTAGCTTTCCTCGGCGGTGCCCGACCGGCGGGCATCGCCGCCGCGGCGTTGCTGTTCGGCGGACTTCAGGCCGGTGGCCTGTCGATGCAGTCCAGCGAGGGGATCCCCGCCACCCTCTCCGATGTCATCCAGGCGCTGATCCTGTTGGGCTTCTCGGTGCGCTACGCGCCCCAGATCGCCCGCCTGCTGCGGCGCGCGGTCCGCACGATGCCGCTGATCCGGGGGAATCCACCCGTGGCCGCCGGCGGGGAGGGGTAG
- a CDS encoding BMP family protein produces MKRTMLWKLLAVLLALAMVAAACGDDDDDTAADDGAASDDGAASDDGAVSDDGAGEDDGASADDGGSDGDTLRVALLLPGVRNDNSFSQSGYEGLVAAAEADGNIEYEVLEEIIEPTDSLPALRNFASQGYDLIIGHGIEYVDPIQQLYAEFPDVEFAMSGGVLVEGAVTADNLVDWLYNVQDIAYPNGIVAANALVGDTIGIVGGPEFDFVKTMHRAFEEAVLSVRPDVEFLEGFSGSFVDVQAAAEVAQSLIDQGADYIYCSGDGICIGAAQSAAAAGIPISTGFGSQIDASPDTFLSATVMVLDQLYLGWFDLVRSGEFGNEFYPSGVFNDQVVLTEINPNATVETAVPLSELQTILDDFVASVQNGEFEIPFPAGG; encoded by the coding sequence GTGAAGCGAACCATGTTGTGGAAGTTGTTGGCCGTTCTGCTGGCGCTGGCGATGGTCGCCGCCGCCTGTGGAGACGATGACGACGACACCGCCGCCGACGACGGCGCGGCGTCCGATGACGGCGCGGCGTCCGATGACGGCGCGGTGTCCGATGACGGTGCCGGGGAGGACGACGGTGCTTCCGCAGATGACGGTGGATCCGACGGTGACACGTTGCGGGTGGCCCTGTTGTTGCCGGGCGTGCGCAACGACAACTCCTTCAGCCAGTCCGGCTACGAGGGTCTGGTCGCCGCGGCCGAAGCCGACGGGAACATCGAGTACGAGGTGCTCGAGGAGATCATCGAGCCGACCGACTCGCTGCCGGCGTTGCGCAACTTCGCCAGCCAGGGTTACGACCTGATCATCGGCCACGGGATCGAGTACGTGGATCCCATCCAGCAGCTCTACGCCGAGTTCCCCGATGTCGAGTTCGCCATGTCCGGTGGGGTGCTGGTCGAGGGTGCCGTCACGGCCGACAACCTCGTGGACTGGCTCTACAACGTCCAGGACATCGCCTACCCGAACGGGATCGTCGCCGCCAACGCTCTCGTCGGCGACACCATCGGGATCGTCGGTGGTCCCGAGTTCGACTTCGTGAAGACCATGCACCGCGCGTTCGAGGAGGCCGTGCTGTCGGTCAGGCCCGACGTCGAGTTCCTGGAGGGCTTCTCCGGTTCGTTCGTCGACGTTCAGGCCGCGGCCGAGGTGGCCCAGAGCCTGATCGACCAGGGCGCCGACTACATCTACTGCTCCGGCGACGGGATCTGCATCGGTGCGGCCCAGTCCGCCGCCGCCGCTGGTATCCCGATCTCGACCGGATTCGGCTCGCAGATCGACGCCTCGCCGGACACGTTCCTGTCGGCGACGGTCATGGTCCTCGACCAGCTCTACCTCGGGTGGTTCGACCTGGTCCGCAGCGGCGAGTTCGGCAACGAGTTCTACCCGTCGGGTGTGTTCAACGACCAGGTGGTGCTCACCGAGATCAACCCGAACGCGACGGTCGAGACAGCGGTGCCACTCTCGGAGCTCCAGACGATCCTCGACGACTTCGTCGCATCGGTGCAGAACGGCGAGTTCGAGATCCCGTTCCCGGCCGGCGGCTGA
- a CDS encoding ATP-binding cassette domain-containing protein encodes MNTSTGGGSVALQASGISRRFGAIRALTEVDFTLRHGEIHALVGENGAGKSTLAKIVAGSLPPDSGTMTLFGEPYAPTSRSEGAAAGVAHVRQQLSLVRGLTVAENLQLGRPGAAFVFDARSARAEIEKMSDELGLSLGVSATGDKLIDDLPLAVRQQVEILIGVAWGARLLILDEPSSALGPREVDSLIRLCRRLRDEGTPIIYISHRLPELVELADRLTVLRQGEVIVAGEDVRNADLHQVAELMVGDIRLLEVERPRPTLGDVRMRAEGLSISYEHAVGLDDVSFEVCGGEIVGVVGVAGNGQEALASVLTGQEKPTTGTVTVDGLDVTGSARRAIGAGVSHLHEDRATGLAHGFTLADNATARRSRDSQFQKLMIRLPRPIARHAVELAKRFYVRPPEPAALAGSLSGGNQQKLMAARELERAPAVLVAAGPTKGLDPQAAKTMRDRCFAVAEQGGAVVIISADLDEVRELAHRVIVLNAGAVTDRFAVEEMEAARLGAAMSGLAPLGDPATETVP; translated from the coding sequence GTGAACACGTCGACCGGCGGGGGTTCCGTGGCGCTGCAGGCGTCGGGGATCTCCCGTCGGTTCGGCGCGATCCGGGCGCTAACCGAGGTCGACTTCACGCTGCGCCATGGTGAGATCCACGCTCTCGTGGGCGAGAACGGGGCCGGGAAGTCCACCCTCGCCAAGATCGTCGCCGGTTCGCTGCCCCCCGACAGCGGCACGATGACGCTGTTCGGCGAGCCCTACGCACCGACGAGCAGATCCGAGGGTGCGGCAGCCGGTGTCGCCCACGTCCGCCAGCAGCTGTCGTTGGTCCGGGGTCTCACCGTCGCCGAGAACCTCCAGCTCGGCCGCCCCGGCGCCGCCTTCGTCTTCGACGCCCGCTCGGCCCGGGCCGAGATCGAGAAGATGAGCGACGAGCTCGGCCTGTCGCTGGGAGTGTCGGCGACCGGCGACAAGTTGATCGACGATCTGCCGCTCGCCGTGCGCCAACAGGTCGAGATCCTCATCGGTGTCGCGTGGGGTGCCAGGCTGCTGATCCTCGACGAGCCGAGCTCGGCGCTGGGTCCACGCGAGGTCGACTCGCTCATCCGGCTCTGCCGTCGCCTGCGCGACGAGGGCACGCCCATCATCTACATCTCACACCGGCTACCGGAGCTCGTCGAGCTCGCCGATCGCCTGACGGTGCTGCGCCAGGGAGAGGTGATCGTCGCGGGCGAGGACGTGCGGAATGCCGATCTGCATCAGGTCGCCGAGTTGATGGTCGGCGACATCAGGCTCCTCGAGGTCGAGCGACCCCGACCGACCCTCGGCGACGTCCGGATGCGGGCGGAGGGCCTCTCCATCTCCTATGAGCACGCGGTCGGTCTCGATGACGTGTCCTTCGAGGTGTGCGGCGGCGAGATCGTCGGCGTGGTCGGTGTGGCCGGCAACGGCCAGGAGGCGCTCGCGTCCGTGCTGACCGGACAGGAGAAGCCCACGACCGGAACGGTCACCGTCGACGGGCTCGACGTCACCGGATCGGCGCGCCGCGCGATCGGGGCGGGGGTGTCCCATCTCCACGAGGACCGGGCCACCGGGTTGGCGCACGGCTTCACCCTCGCGGACAACGCGACGGCGCGGCGCTCGCGCGATTCGCAGTTCCAGAAGCTGATGATCCGCCTGCCGCGTCCCATCGCCCGCCACGCGGTGGAACTCGCGAAGCGCTTCTACGTCCGGCCTCCCGAGCCCGCCGCCCTCGCCGGTTCGCTCTCAGGGGGAAATCAACAGAAGCTCATGGCCGCTCGCGAGCTCGAGCGGGCCCCCGCCGTCCTCGTCGCGGCGGGCCCGACCAAGGGGCTCGACCCGCAGGCCGCGAAGACGATGAGGGACCGTTGCTTCGCCGTCGCGGAGCAGGGCGGTGCCGTCGTGATCATCTCGGCGGACCTCGACGAGGTCCGGGAGCTGGCACACCGGGTGATCGTCCTCAACGCCGGCGCCGTCACTGACCGGTTCGCCGTCGAGGAGATGGAGGCTGCTCGCCTGGGTGCGGCGATGTCGGGCCTCGCGCCGCTCGGGGATCCGGCGACGGAGACGGTCCCGTGA